In the genome of Malania oleifera isolate guangnan ecotype guangnan chromosome 5, ASM2987363v1, whole genome shotgun sequence, the window AAAAGGCTTTCATTTAGCTGGCTGTTCTTAATAGACTTAACACGGACGATCTATTTCAAAGTACGAGGCATTTGAAGGCATTATCTGTTTGTTTCTTGTGTTTCAATAGCTCAGAATCTGCATCGCATTTATTTCTGCATTGCCCTTTCCCTTTGGAGATTTGGAATAAGTTACTTTAAGTTCTCAGGGAGAATTGGGTTTGCCCGGTCTTGGTGGACTCGTTGCATATTTtcttttataggttttgggaagaGTGGCAACAGTTCAATTTTGTGGTATTGTGGAATTTGCAGTCTTGTGCAGAGTTTGGATGGAAAGGAATGCTTATACATTTTTTTCTCGAAAGATACTTGTTCTTTGCATTGGGAATTACTGGGCTTCTCTCTGGTCTTTTGCAGCAAGTGAATCTTCTACAAGATGGGAAGacagttttattttgattgtagtctcttcttttttcctttaggACAATGTTTTTTggcttctttttttctttagaaCAAAGTTCTATTCTCATTCTTTCTTCTTTAATGAAATCACCTCCCTCCTTTCTTTCCTAAAGAGCATGCAAGTAAAATGggcaaaatttggaaacaaataaataaataaatcttccATCTGTTAGGgaaaaaattatcattttagtttgggtttaaaataaaaatattaaaataataaaaagcacacatacacacatgcacACGTTCGCAGTATTTACAAATGCACCCAAAATACATCTGTATTCCTTGTAATCTTCAAAATGCAGTTGTCGCACAAAAATACAACAAATGAATTTACCTTTCAATCCTCGAGAGCACTGAGTTATAGAATCCACAAGGAAGAAGAGGTCCACTCGTCTGTGTAACCTTGATTCAGTTTCCAAATTACGGGCAAGAATTTCCAACACCTAAGTAGAGAATTTCATATAAATCAACAAAAAAGATTTAATCAGCATATAAGAACTCCTGATGCAATttcattgtcattacaagatAAAAGAAACAAATGCATGAGGTTCAGGGTAGCAGCGTTGTCTCCCCTTAATATTATAAAGGAATACTGGAGTTCAGACCCAAAATTATTATTCAAAGTTTCCACAATTTTGACTTTAGGTTGTGTTTGGGAGCACAGATTTCGGGTCTTgggtttggatttggatttgtgtggatctgaacaaaacacaatacaaaatgcaatataattttcattttgtcCAAATTCCTGcgaatccaaatccaaggtctaaATTCCAAGCTCCCCAAACATGGGGTAGGGATTTACGAACTTACAAATTTACATAGTAAACAACAGGAAAAATCAAGTCcatgcttaattttcacatactCCAAAATGTAAATCCAGAAACTTAAGCCAATAAACCTAAGCTCCAACTAAAGGAAAACCATGCCACCATACACTCCTCAGTCTTCCCAGTTGGGAGTACAGGTATACAGCTAGCATAccctgttttgagttttatttGGTGCACATTGGGAACACCACAGCGCAGTGAGGTTGTAGGCTGAGTTATGGATGATGAAGATCGTAATTGGGGTCAAGATAGCACTGCTCATGAAGATGGGGGTAAAATTGATGAGGGGGGGACTATTGGATTCACAAGGGGGAGGGATGGTAAATAAGGGTAGAAAGGGAGGGGGGAACATGTGGCGGTCAGGAAAGATATGTTATGGGAAATTGGGAAGGATGTTACTTCTTCAAACACCAAGCAAGCTAAATGTGCTCACATCCACTGGTTGGGTCACATAGGCTCAATTCAACTTGCCACAATTAAATCTATGGTCCTCTTTCCTGACACAGTGTTCCCCAGGTCTCTACCCACTGTTTCTCTGGTTAGTGTTCCCCAGGTCTCTACCCCTGTTTCTCTGGTTAGTGTTCCCCAGGTCTCTACCCCTGTTTCTTTGGTTTTGCAGGTTGGTAACATACATTTCTCACCCATCTTTTTACCTAACTCGGTATGTATATCATCATTGCCATTAAATTCAGCTATAATGTAGTTTTTCATGCATGCTTTTTGCTACACTTTGGACCTCATTTCACCGTCAAATTCAGTTCAAAAACAAGCTGCTTCCATATCTCTAAGAACCTCTTCAGCTCCCCTTTTAATAGACATTTACAAACATAGGAACCCTTGTCTAGAGAGAAAATATTTACCAATTTTATGAGtgacaaaaaaaaataaagggcaaaagacattgacctccccTAAGGTTCAAAAATTTCAGAGACCTCCCCCTGTGGTTTCAAGAGTTCTaaggacctcccttgaggtttgcaAAAACGACAcaaactcccccccccccccttttatatcttgcaaaaagacaagtttttttaggGGATGTCTGTCTTTTTGGAAAACCTCAGGAGAGGCTTGTGGCATTTTTTAAACCTCGGGAGAGGtctgtggcatttttgaaacctcaagggaggtatccttctttttaccaaacctcaggggaggtgtcatttttccaaaaattaaatataacaatAAATCTTCAAATGAGACTAAAAACATGCAGGTACTAGAAGTAGAGGTTTCTTACACACATAATATAAAAGGGCTATTCctgggccacaaggctccctgctttgCAAGGGTAGGGGTTGGGACGTCACAGAGTTTGCAGCCTTACCCATACCATGTGAAGAAGCTGTTTACTTGGACTCGAACCAATGACCAACttgtcacaaaggagcaaccttactatTGATCCAAGTCCCGCCCCAATTAGAATGCATTCGCTTCAGTGGCTAAAGTTTATGGGACAGAATTCAACTCACTGGACTGGATTGGTCAGATCTGAATACGACTACATCCTACCCCATATTTGGATTGCAACAGGCAAATCATTCAAAAGACCAAAATATCCATTCATGATACCAGATCTGAAATCTTGGCCAGATCTGAAACCATGGCTTAGAGGGGAGCAGATCTGAGATCATGTATACATATTGCTGCCGGACCACCACGCTGCCACCATTTGTCAGGTTGCTGCACAAGGATGCCACCAACTGAGCTGGTGATGGTGGCACTGCAGTGGGTAGGCCTCCATCAGATCTTATTCATCTGAAAACATAAAAAGCAAGAGAAAGTAGCCAAAGAAGACACAGCTGCTGCTGCAGCAGCAGGTGGGGCTGGCTGAAGAAGACAGCTAGGCTAAAGCAAACATGGAGTGCTCAGAGGCCAGCCGCCACTTCTAACATGGAGGGGCGggagggggggggaggggggagacCACCCTTATATTCTAAGAGGGCACAACCTTGCCATTTTATAAAACTCTTGTATAATCTGCAATTGGAATATTAAAGAAAGGTAACATCAAAATTGTTAATATTCAAAAGTAAAAGAATATTATCCCACCTCAGTAGCATTACCGAACTTTGCACAATCAATTGCAATACGTGTTGCTCGACCAATGCTCTCCTTTGTCCTAGTTAATGTTCCAAGCATGCTTTCAAAGAATTTTAGAAGAGTACTTGCATCTGCATTACTGCCCCATTTGCCCACAGATTTCGGTCTATGAGTTGCTGCAGCTTCAAACTTTCTTTCATCATCTGAAGCACGCACAGTTTTCTCCTTGTGTAAATGAACAGGACTACAATAGctatttttttgaagaaaaaaggTGCTACTAGCTGAAGACAAACCACATATCACGCCTTGTGCGGGACAATCCACTCCATTCATCGAAGATGGACTTGATGGGATACAAGAGACCTTCTTCTCACCTGAATGGTTGACAGAAACTTCAGGTGAACAAGATATATGATGTCCCCCTCGCACAGCTGATGTTGTAACCTTCATTGAAGTTGGAGATGGAGAAGCATTTACATCCTTCTGTCTTGATTTATGGTCTAAATTCACAACCTCACGCCTAAGACAACATTGTAACAGCCATAGAGATTTagaatgcaaaaaaaaaattaaaaaaaataaaagtgcaTCAAAAAGAGACTAATGGAAAAGGGACAACAGAGATAATAAATGACACCACTTAAAAAACCAATCATTCTTTCGAATAAACTAGCAGAAGACACAGGCAAAAAAGCTTACGTATCATTAACTTGGATGCTGTCATCTATTTGAGGCTTCAAAAGCATGATACATTCACAACAATTACCCTCAGCACCATACAGAAGCAAATTAGTCCCATTCTGAGGTGAAACTTTACCCGTTTCTTCAGCCCCTGAGTCAGGATGCAGACTCATCTTAGCGCATTCTAAACTGTCAAATTCAACAGGCTTTTCTGGTTTTTCTGCTCTACTGTTGTTTAACTCAGAAGTCCCATTGCCTTCATCATTTGAAGGCAACAATTCATTCAATGAATTTTCATTGGATCTCAGACTGCCTGGTCTTCTATCTAGAGTATCTGGCAAAGGCTGTGGACTTCGGACTTCACCCAGTGTATTAATAGCATGAATACCAAAAGATGAACCATTAGGATCTATACCATCAATACAGTCTGCAGCCTCCATAACCACATCTTTGCAGAACTGATGGTTTGAACCTTCGGAACTTAAAGCAGGCTGATTGCCAAATTCCACTTCTATGGAAAATTTTGCTGTTTCCTCAGATACATGTAGGTTTAAACTGGGTGAAGATCCAGAAATGCCGACCTGAGAATCATCATGAGCAAGAACCTCTGCATCCTCCTGCACTCCTGAGGTATTCCCAGCTTTGCTTTCCATGGCCATGTCAGGGCATCTCCCCACGGAAGAAAAGCGACACTCATTAATCACTGCTTTCACAGTGGAAGGTGCTTCACTATATGCTTGACCATCTTCAGCAGCATTAGCTGACATAGCTTCCAAGGCACGATGAAGGCGTTTAGAAGGCGGCAAAGCAGCTTCACCATCAACTAAACAACCATAAGATTTATTCTTCTTGACATATGACAAAGGAGGCATATCTTCTGTAATTTGATTGCAATTATCAGCAGGCGATGAAGTGCTAACAGCCCTCTCTACCACAATTACATTTTTATCCGCAGGGACATCAGCACTGCAAGCTAAAGATGAACAGACCTGCCCCAACAGATTAGCTGTCGCTTCTATTGTGCATTTCTCTGAGTTATCTTCCGTCTGTATGTAGTCATTGAGCTTCCCCTCCACAGATGATGGTTTACCCATTCGAACCCTCGCTCGCTTTACTAATGGTAGATGCTCATCACCATCTTCCTTAGAACACCTTCCATTTGACCTTTCACATCCACTGGGTGAACTTTCTCCAGTTTTTTGCCCCCCTGCCTCCAGACCTGTTTCTCCATCTAATCTAGCGGAACAAGCAGCCACATCATTAGCTGCACGTTTTCTGTTTGGTCTCCTTTTCTTCTTAGTAACAACTGACCTCATTTGAAGATCAAGCTTTTTGCTCAGCCTAATATCTTCCTCCAAGCATTCAACTACCTTGTCGGGCTGCTCATATTTACAACCTGACTCTATAGTGCTGCCCTCATTTAAACTATGGGTGTCAGATTCAACTGTAACAATTTCAGAACCATTGTCCTCAATGCTACCATTTGCAGGAAAAGATGGTGAATCTACATAATGAGAAACAGAAGCAACTGGAGACTTTCTGGATCCTTTGTTATTTCTCAAGGATCCATCCCGTGTTAAATTGACTGCTATGTCCTCCGAACTTTTACTGCCATCATTCGACAGCATCATGAAGCTCTGAAATCTACAAAATTCACCCCTTGATAAACTTCTAGATTTTCTCACTGATGGTGTCTTTTTGAGTGTGACGCAATTCTTTGGCTGTGTACCCCTAAATCGTTTTCTCGATGAGTAAGTTGGTGATAGTGTTGTTTCTGGACCCAACACATTTTCAGTGGGTTCATCAGACACTCTCTCCCTATCATGCAAAGCATCTAATTGGGCTGCAACTGCAGCATCTTCAACGGGGAGGCTTGGCTCACTTCTATCTTTAGCACAACTAGAAGCTTTTAGTCGTATATTGACTGAAGCCAAGGGAACTTCAGTCTGATCCTTCAATTCAAGATTACCCATTGTGTCCACTGAATCCCCAGCAGCATTTGTTACAGTAACTTCGCCTCCAGAACTGGCGTCGTCAAGTTGGTTCAGTTTCTTTGTCTTCTCATAACTATCAATGATCTCCTGTACTGCACGAACAAAATCAGCTCCCTTACCTTGACACTTAACTAAAAGAGTCTCCTTTTTCTCTTCTGTAAATGCTTCAACATCGGCAGGATTGCAGAAGGCTCTGCATGGAAGAAAAGCCTTCAGCATTAGCATTCAAAATATGTACACAACAAAATGGATAAGGTCAATATATTTCCAAACCAAGAAatgaaatacaaaataaaaacatCCTGTAAGCATATGAACCATCTCAGCATCATCCAAAAGAAGCCAATTATTCAAGAACGTACCAACAAGCACATAAGTTGCCCTCGGTTTCAAAAGTAATGAACTTGCTGAGACATGACAGAAAGACAAAACTCCAAGCTACTTAGCTACATATGCATATTAAAAAACAGCAAGTTAAGCTAGGGTGAACCATTGATGGATTGCATAACTAAATGAATCTGCCACAGAAAAAATTGCAGATCTGTGAAAATTTTCTGCATTAGAAAATTAATGCAACAGTAAAAGCTTTCTTGATGATCAGAGACTGGAAGTTTTCGCCATGATGTGCTATAAAAACACACATGCACACGCGCGCACATGtaaaaagagagggagagggggCATATCCTCAAACCACCAGTAATGCCtgcaaaacaaaatttttaatgACAACTTTGTCCTTCCTCAAAGTCATCACTATTTCTGCTCGGTGAAATGTCTAGTTTAGGAATGAAAGAAAACCAAAAACGTTAGATTAGGGcttgtttggtatcatttctgatttcagttttctatttttgtttctgtAGAGTGACTAAACAGATTATGAAAACGCATTTGTTTATGTTGccaattttctgtttctgttgaCAGTTTTTAATTGTTTGCCAAAAAAAcagaaaatcagattttataACTTTCAGCATAGTGATTAGAATTTTACAATTCACGATTCAATTCATATGATTTGtatcaattccacaccaaatcgATTCAAGGCAAGGCATGGCTAAAACACCTTAAGGATTAATTtaaataccaaatcccaaaaaggctaacgcattacaTACTGAGCATTACGCATTTAGACAAAAGGCACGCCTTTTGTACCTTTTTacttgaggcttatgcattttgggtgtgtggtTCTCAAGTAAGATTTTTCTAGAAAATATTAACTCCATGTTCATATAAAAGGAATGTTGACTATGCAACACTATGATGTAGTGTTACTCCAAAATCCTATATACTAATGCTCTAATCATTTTTAGTAAATGTTAATCAATTCAAATATAACACATACTACAAGTGTTGGATGTCATCTTGGTCGCTTTAGTTGCTTTTGGTGAGAAGAGAATGCATTTTCTACGTTTCACTACTTTATTGATTATAAGTGAAATTCaaactaagaaatcataaatctaaaaaaatataaaatatagagtgccatttttgtactccatctttaatggaatttttgttatccaaaaaagaaaatataggatGTTCATATGTTaagtaaaaacaaaaaatcaaaccaGAGGAAGTATTTTAGTCTCCAAACTAGGTTTAAGAAAAgcaaaaaatacataaataaatgcCAAGGAAAATAAAGCAAAAAACAAGCATATCTAATTTAATGAGAAAAAGTTGGTTTATTTGAATGgtagtcattaaaaaaaatgcatactaAATTCTaaggaaaataaatcaaaacatgaatttttttaattaaaaatcactGACTAAAGCTTCaataaagggaaaagagaagggaaagcAAAAAAAAGGATTCAAAAAACCTAATTTTGTCATTCACAGCTAGTGTGGCACTGTAACAGTCTGTAAGGGCCATTACGATACCATAACGAACCATAACGGTCATAACAATTGTGGACCGAAGTACCTCTGAGATATTGCCCAATGGTTTTGGAAGCCATCGATAATAATGTTACGTAACATCCATCATGGCCGTTACACACCGATCTTTAAAACCATGGGACACATATCTCCAATGATAAGGTTGTCATGCTCATATCCCACAACACAATCATCAGAAAGCACCAAGGGTTGCTCCCATCACAACACAATCCTCATGTAAGCATACAAAATAAGTTGGAGCTACCTATTAATGGTTATTTGGTCATTTATGTGTTAAGAGGTTATGTTAGTAactgtgagttagtaagggtattttgGTCATTggcattgtacttgacatatattataggGAGAGATCTATTATTAATGTTGAGTCTTCCATTTGTTACCAAGTTATTCAACATGGTGTTGGAGCATGATTTTGAGACCTAAAACTCTAACCCGCTGCATATCCACCATCATAGAACAATTTCTAGCAACATTATAGCCCTAGATAACAACCAGCAGCTGCTGGAATTCAGACCAGTTGCTGGAAATTTCCTGGACAACGCTGCCTGTTCAGGGACACAAAATCTAACatagattttgcaaaaaaaaaaaaaacatcatagTCGCCCCCAGACACTGCCAATCTGCTCTCCACTGAAATCTCATCTCCAGCCAGTGCCCAACGCACTGGTCTAAGGCTTCCAAGTCTGACCCCACTCGCCGGCACATGAAGCCAATTTCACACATGTTTTTTGGCCTGAATTCATTTAATTTCTCATGTGAAGCACCCCAgtaatggttgtttgatgcttcccAAAGCTGTTTGTCAATGGTTTTTGAGTTTATAGGCCCTGACACTGTGGcatttgctgtgttttttttatttgtacaTCGTTTGCTTGGGGTTTGCATTGGTTTCTGGCCTATTTGTTCTGCCTTTTTCCCCTCCGAAATGTTCCGGCTCCTTCCATAGACCATAacatcaagctgttgggcatgtgttttgctcaaagatccaatcttttTCAACCATGCCTTCATGGTAATCCATTAGTTGTTGACCGGTGTTAGTGAAGGCCATTGATGAGTCTCTgggagcagtggcagtgttcatAAGCTCTTTTTGTGAGACTGGCAGTGtcatagttgtcaaatcgagaTTCAAATGGTGAATCACAAatccaattttgggaatcaagaaACGAGAATCAAGaaccaaattaaatcatacaattCAATACAAATTTCTAAAATCAATTCTAAATTACACGCACATATTGATACATGAACAAGAAGCAAAATAGTacaatacatttaaattttgataataaGATCATATTccatgtgtatgctttccctaaacaaaaTGAAGAGTAAGCGAATGAGTCAAGAAATATTAGTAAAAAAATGAACTTTAAGCTGTTTAAGGGAAGGAGTCAAGGAAAAATAATAGAGAGCTGAACTTTTTCTGTTTATCAACAGTTAAAATAAATAATGTTTCTCacacattatttttcaaattggaaataaaaaaatttattaactttaaaaaatgatgataattgaacaaactacttACAAAACCTACTATTGAATCTTAACAACCCAGTCAAACATGATTGCTACCTTGGCCAATGAGTGTTCTGCCCCATCTTCCCAGTTGCAGAACACTATGCCccaagagtgaagaatggttttgaGAAGGCAACAGAAGTCCTAGAgttcaattttattttcatttttagcatAAAACTGACATAGACAAGGGATGAAGGTAATCGTGTAAAAAAGGAGCAACCAAAAAAAGGTTTTAAACCAACTGGATCTATTAAGGCGCAATAAGCTAGAATCATGTGTGTCAATAGATTTATATCAATTTGTTAAGAGTTATGAGGTCAATGACTTGTCTGTGGTAGTTTTGGTGGTTCACCTTGTTCATGGTTTTCTCGGTGtataattttttccctttttttcgtTTGAGGCTGTGGGAGCTTTATGCTGGTTTAGATGTGACTCATACATGGTCGatcaccttgttcgtggttgcTCCAACTGTTCCAATGCTGTGTTTTGGTTTCTTGGAGCTGTGGCAGCATTGTGCTGATTTATTTGTGGCTCATTtttggtgggtcaccttgttcgtggttgcTCCAATTGTTCCGGTGCTAtgtgttggtttcttggggctgTGTCTAAGTTCCTTAGTTCCATGGCAGCTTTGTGCTGATTCATTTGTGACTagttcatggtgggtcaccttaTTCATGGTTGTTCCGATTGTTCCAGAAATTAATCTTGTTGTCATTGGTCTAAGTTTGTGTTGAGATGGAATTTGCAAATTTGCAAATCAAAAAAGTGTGGT includes:
- the LOC131156741 gene encoding protein HUA2-LIKE 3-like isoform X4, coding for MAPSRRKGSSKASAAAAAAARRQWKVGDLVLAKVKGFPAWPATVSEPQKWGYSTDWKKVLVYFFGTKQIAFCNPADVEAFTEEKKETLLVKCQGKGADFVRAVQEIIDSYEKTKKLNQLDDASSGGEVTVTNAAGDSVDTMGNLELKDQTEVPLASVNIRLKASSCAKDRSEPSLPVEDAAVAAQLDALHDRERVSDEPTENVLGPETTLSPTYSSRKRFRGTQPKNCVTLKKTPSVRKSRSLSRGEFCRFQSFMMLSNDGSKSSEDIAVNLTRDGSLRNNKGSRKSPVASVSHYVDSPSFPANGSIEDNGSEIVTVESDTHSLNEGSTIESGCKYEQPDKVVECLEEDIRLSKKLDLQMRSVVTKKKRRPNRKRAANDVAACSARLDGETGLEAGGQKTGESSPSGCERSNGRCSKEDGDEHLPLVKRARVRMGKPSSVEGKLNDYIQTEDNSEKCTIEATANLLGQVCSSLACSADVPADKNVIVVERAVSTSSPADNCNQITEDMPPLSYVKKNKSYGCLVDGEAALPPSKRLHRALEAMSANAAEDGQAYSEAPSTVKAVINECRFSSVGRCPDMAMESKAGNTSGVQEDAEVLAHDDSQVGISGSSPSLNLHVSEETAKFSIEVEFGNQPALSSEGSNHQFCKDVVMEAADCIDGIDPNGSSFGIHAINTLGEVRSPQPLPDTLDRRPGSLRSNENSLNELLPSNDEGNGTSELNNSRAEKPEKPVEFDSLECAKMSLHPDSGAEETGKVSPQNGTNLLLYGAEGNCCECIMLLKPQIDDSIQVNDTREVVNLDHKSRQKDVNASPSPTSMKVTTSAVRGGHHISCSPEVSVNHSGEKKVSCIPSSPSSMNGVDCPAQGVICGLSSASSTFFLQKNSYCSPVHLHKEKTVRASDDERKFEAAATHRPKSVGKWGSNADASTLLKFFESMLGTLTRTKESIGRATRIAIDCAKFGNATEVLEILARNLETESRLHRRVDLFFLVDSITQCSRGLKGDGGIYPSIIQAVLPRLLSAAAPPGNTAQENRRQCLKVLRLWLERRILPDSLIRHHIRELDSLNVSSSIGSFSRRSSRTERALNDPLREMEGMLVDEYGSNSSFQLPGFCMPRMLKDEDEGSDSDGGNFEAVTPEHNSKTPEEQEAIPTSAIEKHRHILEDVDGELEMEDVAPSNEVEMNATNKVAEVYIVQASHHRSEQLFPLSFAPPLPCDMPPSSPPLPTSPPPAAPPPPPPLPPPAISHPFTNGVDSKLYMDTNSMPDSLQQSISKQSIKPKINPTISDAVHYHAPEHRDFQMQMQMSEPSISSSFSSFPISPSPMHSVNNVQPTDSAALRNKAYQLRPPHPAPSNQFSYVQADQRMPPRREAQPPLYSNRYHFAQNMDGGNFYSDQDGMKSGSHEPSERWRFSAPSFHVNLDRVSYATGQYGGPLHEPARISDQGWAFPHHGMNHRSFVPVGPPSENGFPVAVRAARAYKDVRHEYYLKA
- the LOC131156741 gene encoding protein HUA2-LIKE 3-like isoform X6, with translation MAPSRRKGSSKASAAAAAAARRQWKVGDLVLAKVKGFPAWPATVSEPQKWGYSTDWKKVLVYFFGTKQIAFCNPADVEAFTEEKKETLLVKCQGKGADFVRAVQEIIDSYEKTKKLNQLDDASSGGEVTVTNAAGDSVDTMGNLELKDQTEVPLASVNIRLKASSCAKDRSEPSLPVEDAAVAAQLDALHDRERVSDEPTENVLGPETTLSPTYSSRKRFRGTQPKNCVTLKKTPSVRKSRSLSRGEFCRFQSFMMLSNDGSKSSEDIAVNLTRDGSLRNNKGSRKSPVASVSHYVDSPSFPANGSIEDNGSEIVTVESDTHSLNEGSTIESGCKYEQPDKVVECLEEDIRLSKKLDLQMRSVVTKKKRRPNRKRAANDVAACSARLDGETGLEAGGQKTGESSPSGCERSNGRCSKEDGDEHLPLVKRARVRMGKPSSVEGKLNDYIQTEDNSEKCTIEATANLLGQVCSSLACSADVPADKNVIVVERAVSTSSPADNCNQITEDMPPLSYVKKNKSYGCLVDGEAALPPSKRLHRALEAMSANAAEDGQAYSEAPSTVKAVINECRFSSVGRCPDMAMESKAGNTSGVQEDAEVLAHDDSQVGISGSSPSLNLHVSEETAKFSIEVEFGNQPALSSEGSNHQFCKDVVMEAADCIDGIDPNGSSFGIHAINTLGEVRSPQPLPDTLDRRPGSLRSNENSLNELLPSNDEGNGTSELNNSRAEKPEKPVEFDSLECAKMSLHPDSGAEETGKVSPQNGTNLLLYGAEGNCCECIMLLKPQIDDSIQVNDTREVVNLDHKSRQKDVNASPSPTSMKVTTSAVRGGHHISCSPEVSVNHSGEKKVSCIPSSPSSMNGVDCPAQGVICGLSSASSTFFLQKNSYCSPVHLHKEKTVRASDDERKFEAAATHRPKSVGKWGSNADASTLLKFFESMLGTLTRTKESIGRATRIAIDCAKFGNATEVLEILARNLETESRLHRRVDLFFLVDSITQCSRGLKGDGGIYPSIIQAVLPRLLSAAAPPGNTAQENRRQCLKVLRLWLERRILPDSLIRHHIRELDSLNVSSSIGSFSRRSSRTERALNDPLREMEGMLVDEYGSNSSFQLPGFCMPRMLKDEDEGSDSDGGNFEAVTPEHNSKTPEEQEAIPTSAIEKHRHILEDVDGELEMEDVAPSNEVEMNATNKVAEVYIVQASHHRSEQLFPLSFAPPLPCDMPPSSPPLPTSPPPAAPPPPPPLPPPAISHPFTNGVDSKLYMDTNSMPDSLQQSISKQSIKPKINPTISDAVHYHAPEHRDFQMQMQMSEPSISSSFSSFPISPSPMHSVNNVQPTDSAALRNKAYQLRPPHPAPSNQFSYVQADQRMPPRREAQPPLYSNRYHFAQNMDGGNFYSDQDGMKSGSHEPSERWRFSAPSFHVNLDRVSYATGQYGGPLHEPARISDQGWAFPHHGMNHRSFVPVGPPSENGFPVAVRGPNSWGPR
- the LOC131156741 gene encoding protein HUA2-LIKE 3-like isoform X5; amino-acid sequence: MAPSRRKGSSKASAAAAAAARRQWKVGDLVLAKVKGFPAWPATVSEPQKWGYSTDWKKVLVYFFGTKQIAFCNPADVEAFTEEKKETLLVKCQGKGADFVRAVQEIIDSYEKTKKLNQLDDASSGGEVTVTNAAGDSVDTMGNLELKDQTEVPLASVNIRLKASSCAKDRSEPSLPVEDAAVAAQLDALHDRERVSDEPTENVLGPETTLSPTYSSRKRFRGTQPKNCVTLKKTPSVRKSRSLSRGEFCRFQSFMMLSNDGSKSSEDIAVNLTRDGSLRNNKGSRKSPVASVSHYVDSPSFPANGSIEDNGSEIVTVESDTHSLNEGSTIESGCKYEQPDKVVECLEEDIRLSKKLDLQMRSVVTKKKRRPNRKRAANDVAACSARLDGETGLEAGGQKTGESSPSGCERSNGRCSKEDGDEHLPLVKRARVRMGKPSSVEGKLNDYIQTEDNSEKCTIEATANLLGQVCSSLACSADVPADKNVIVVERAVSTSSPADNCNQITEDMPPLSYVKKNKSYGCLVDGEAALPPSKRLHRALEAMSANAAEDGQAYSEAPSTVKAVINECRFSSVGRCPDMAMESKAGNTSGVQEDAEVLAHDDSQVGISGSSPSLNLHVSEETAKFSIEVEFGNQPALSSEGSNHQFCKDVVMEAADCIDGIDPNGSSFGIHAINTLGEVRSPQPLPDTLDRRPGSLRSNENSLNELLPSNDEGNGTSELNNSRAEKPEKPVEFDSLECAKMSLHPDSGAEETGKVSPQNGTNLLLYGAEGNCCECIMLLKPQIDDSIQVNDTREVVNLDHKSRQKDVNASPSPTSMKVTTSAVRGGHHISCSPEVSVNHSGEKKVSCIPSSPSSMNGVDCPAQGVICGLSSASSTFFLQKNSYCSPVHLHKEKTVRASDDERKFEAAATHRPKSVGKWGSNADASTLLKFFESMLGTLTRTKESIGRATRIAIDCAKFGNATEVLEILARNLETESRLHRRVDLFFLVDSITQCSRGLKGDGGIYPSIIQAVLPRLLSAAAPPGNTAQENRRQCLKVLRLWLERRILPDSLIRHHIRELDSLNVSSSIGSFSRRSSRTERALNDPLREMEGMLVDEYGSNSSFQLPGFCMPRMLKDEDEGSDSDGGNFEAVTPEHNSKTPEEQEAIPTSAIEKHRHILEDVDGELEMEDVAPSNEVEMNATNKVAEVYIVQASHHRSEQLFPLSFAPPLPCDMPPSSPPLPTSPPPAAPPPPPPLPPPAISHPFTNGVDSKLYMDTNSMPDSLQQSISKQSIKPKINPTISDAVHYHAPEHRDFQMQMQMSEPSISSSFSSFPISPSPMHSVNNVQPTDSAALRNKAYQLRPPHPAPSNQFSYVQADQRMPPRREAQPPLYSNRYHFAQNMDGGNFYSDQDGMKSGSHEPSERWRFSAPSFHGSVNLDRVSYATGQYGGPLHEPARISDQGWAFPHHGMNHRSFVPVGPPSENGFPVAVRGPNSWGPR